In Pararge aegeria chromosome 27, ilParAegt1.1, whole genome shotgun sequence, one genomic interval encodes:
- the LOC120635825 gene encoding venom protease-like, whose protein sequence is MTMLFVLSIFFLIAVQDGSSLDQSNLAEGDRCVVKHTNTVGVCTPASTCQNTRNDYQINGIRPTFCSHNFDTILVCCTDNSNIFNTGGGWNYDRRPVWNNFGSANRNNMRLSEKKCEEYSRHVTQTVGFITLDVEPEKMTISAPKCDYNGVELIVGGENANQGEFPHMAALGWVDAVGNYVFQCGGSLISSRFVLTAAHCTHTPNKLLRDPKPQIVRLGDQNLNNNVRDNASPIEVPIKTIHKHPNYVSPYKYYDIALLELNADVDFEDNIRPACLWTKPDFTGYTKAIAIGWGVVDPQQPTKTSDELKKVSLSLLENHFCNVTLKDTFFRLWKGFSDEQLCAGELRGGQDTCQGDSGSPLQVASRANKCIFHVIGVTAFGRQCAKSGKPAVYTRVSSHLDWIEGLVWPGEQ, encoded by the exons AAAGCAATCTCGCCGAAGGAGACCGGTGCGTGGTGAAGCACACGAACACTGTCGGCGTCTGCACGCCCGCTTCCACTTGTCAGAACACCCGCAATGATTACCA AATCAACGGAATCCGCCCAACATTCTGCTCGCACAACTTCGACACCATCTTGGTTTGCTGCACAGATAACAGCAACATTTTCAACACAGGTGGAGGGTGGAACTACGA TCGCCGGCCAGTGTGGAACAACTTTGGTTCAGCCAACAGAAATAATATGAGACTAAGCGAGAAGA AATGCGAGGAATACAGTCGCCACGTCACCCAGACGGTGGGCTTCATTACGCTGGACGTGGAGCCCGAGAAAATGACCATTTCCGCGCCTAAATGCGACTACAATGGCGTCGAGCTGATTGTGGGGGGAGAAAACGCTAACCAAGGGGAATTCCCGCACATG GCTGCACTCGGCTGGGTGGACGCGGTGGGAAACTACGTGTTCCAGTGCGGCGGAAGCCTCATCAGCTCGCGGTTTGTGCTCACCGCTGCACACTGCACCCACACTCCCAACAAGCTCCTGAGGGACCCCAAGCCGCAAATAGTGCGGCTCGGTGACCAGAACTTGAACAACAACGTGCGCGACAATGCCAGTCCCATCGAA GTACCCATCAAAACTATCCACAAGCATCCCAACTATGTTTCGCcatataaatactacgacatAGCGCTGCTCGAGCTAAATGCTGATGTGGACTTCGAAGACAACATTCGACCGGCTTGCCTTTGGACCAAGCCTGACTTCACGGGGTACACCAAGGCCATAGCGATCGGTTGGGGCGTTGTCGATCCGC AGCAACCAACTAAAACCTCAGACGAGCTAAAAAAGGTGTCACTGAGTTTGCTGGAAAACCATTTCTGCAACGTCACCCTGAAGGACACATTCTTCCGGCTCTGGAAAGGCTTCAGCGACGAGCAGCTATGTGCCGGCGAGCTTCGTGGAGGTCAAGACACGTGCCAG GGTGATTCCGGATCGCCGCTGCAAGTGGCATCACGTGCGAATAAGTGCATTTTCCATGTTATCGGCGTCACGGCATTCGGACGTCAATGTGCCAAGTCCGGGAAGCCAGCGGTTTACACCCGCGTGTCCAGTCACCTGGACTGGATCGAAGGACTTGTATGGCCAGGGGAGCAGTGA